A portion of the Carya illinoinensis cultivar Pawnee chromosome 11, C.illinoinensisPawnee_v1, whole genome shotgun sequence genome contains these proteins:
- the LOC122282215 gene encoding putative protein TPRXL, whose translation MALHRYRAAHLADWFRYWAQTLPTPRLPQATSVTKSPPSPTSSPTRFFHGVTCSGLPSPLAPPPTASSAATSSDSRKFLCRPSTTVTYSTSGPLLSQLQVSLAAPSPGAPSLSPTSSTPSSLVSFTLSYPTGFGTPKARPAFST comes from the coding sequence ATGGCATTACACCGTTACCGAGCAGCTCACTTGGCCGACTGGTTCAGGTATTGGGCCCAAACACTACCGACGCCACGGCTGCCGCAGGCTACCTCTGTGACCAAATCTCCACCATCTCCAACAAGTTCACCGACACGGTTTTTCCATGGCGTTACCTGCTCGGGTTTGCCTTCGCCTTTGGCTCCCCCTCCAACAGCTTCATCAGCCGCCACTTCTTCAGATTCAAGGAAATTCCTTTGTCGTCCTTCGACTACGGTAACTTACTCTACCAGTGGGCCTTTGCTATCGCAGTTGCAGGTATCACTAGCGGCTCCATCCCCAGGGGCACCCAGTTTGTCGCCTACCTCATCTACTCCTTCCTCACTGGTTTCATTTACCTTGTCGTATCCCACTGGATTTGGTACCCCAAAGGCTAGGCCAGCATTTTCAACATAG